One part of the Streptomyces sp. AM 2-1-1 genome encodes these proteins:
- a CDS encoding acyltransferase: MAWSQGSVADCFKGRNNSLGFIRLCLASAVVVSHASVLGFGDKEFGHWFSHGQTDLGKVSVYGFFVLSGILVTRSGNRLPLGRFLWHRALRLLPGLWVCLAVTAFAIAPFLYWRQQGSLDGFWGHARGPVDYMESNWAIAPRQNDVSGVIAHSAGSGLAHSPSIDAALWSLRYEVLCYFGVALLAVTGVLARARRVVLVVTAVLGFLVIDPALATPFWAGFSDSSYATSFEIFTVMGKFDPDVLIYLGFAFAIGALIEMYRERVPVSDPLGVLAVLVLLGSIHYGYFFVVGIPAFAYLLLWLAIRLPGPFRRIGARNDLSYGVYIYGFAIQQSLTAVGFARWGFWPYLAMSLAGTLAAAALSWHLVEKPAMRLKDIGRKRTAPTAPPAAQPAPFGEPEAAAGDSGQDRTLADSGSRTG, from the coding sequence ATCGCATGGTCCCAGGGATCGGTCGCCGACTGCTTCAAGGGCCGGAACAACAGTCTCGGATTCATCCGGCTGTGTCTGGCCTCCGCCGTCGTCGTCTCGCACGCCAGCGTGCTGGGATTCGGGGACAAGGAGTTCGGTCACTGGTTCAGCCACGGGCAGACCGACCTCGGCAAGGTCTCCGTCTACGGCTTCTTCGTCCTGTCGGGCATCCTCGTGACCCGCAGTGGCAACCGGCTCCCCCTGGGCCGCTTCCTCTGGCACCGCGCCCTGCGCCTGCTGCCGGGTCTCTGGGTCTGTCTCGCGGTGACCGCGTTCGCCATCGCGCCCTTCCTCTACTGGCGCCAGCAGGGGAGCCTGGACGGTTTCTGGGGCCACGCCAGGGGACCCGTCGACTACATGGAGTCGAACTGGGCCATCGCGCCCCGCCAGAACGACGTGTCCGGGGTCATCGCCCACTCCGCGGGATCCGGTCTGGCGCACAGCCCCAGCATCGACGCCGCGCTGTGGTCGCTCCGCTACGAGGTGCTCTGCTACTTCGGCGTGGCCCTGCTCGCCGTGACGGGCGTCCTCGCCCGGGCCCGCCGGGTCGTGCTCGTGGTGACCGCGGTCCTCGGGTTCCTCGTGATCGACCCGGCTCTGGCGACCCCGTTCTGGGCGGGCTTCTCCGACTCCTCGTACGCGACGAGCTTCGAGATCTTCACCGTGATGGGCAAGTTCGACCCGGACGTCCTCATCTACCTCGGCTTCGCCTTCGCCATCGGTGCCCTGATCGAGATGTACCGGGAGCGTGTCCCGGTCAGCGACCCGCTGGGCGTCCTCGCGGTCCTCGTGCTCCTCGGCAGCATCCACTACGGGTACTTCTTCGTCGTCGGCATCCCCGCCTTCGCCTACCTGCTGCTCTGGCTCGCCATCCGGCTCCCCGGGCCGTTCCGCCGCATCGGGGCCCGCAACGACCTCTCCTACGGCGTCTACATCTACGGTTTCGCCATCCAGCAGTCGCTGACGGCCGTCGGCTTCGCGCGCTGGGGCTTCTGGCCCTACCTCGCGATGTCGCTCGCCGGCACGCTGGCGGCCGCGGCGCTCTCCTGGCACCTGGTCGAGAAGCCCGCGATGCGGCTCAAGGACATCGGCCGCAAGCGCACCGCCCCCACCGCCCCGCCGGCGGCCCAGCCCGCTCCCTTCGGGGAGCCGGAAGCCGCTGCCGGGGACTCCGGGCAGGACCGGACCCTCGCGGACAGCGGCAGCCGGACGGGCTGA